The Candidatus Nanosynbacter sp. HMT-352 region TGACGTCATAACTAGACGAATTCGAATTCTTTCCCAGGAATTTGTTAAGTGTTGGACCAGATAATTCCTCTGTAGACAATGACAAAGATTGGCGCAGCTTGGATGTGTCGACACTGAGCGACAAAGCTTGGCGAACTGCTTTTGATCGCAAAAACTGACTGTTGTTATTAAACAGCGCGTAAACTCCGTTATTCAAAGAATGCGCTTCTGCGGCATACATAGATTTTACCTCGGCGGATTGATCGTTATAGATCAATTCTGGAGTTCCTGTAATTTCTCGCGTACGCAAACTTTTCGCAATATCATCCTGCGTCGGATACGCGTACAACTGGAATCGCTCTAACTTAGGCGTGCCGCCATAATAATTGCTATTCGACTGCAAATATAGCACTTTTTTACTACCATCGCTCGTTACATTCTGCAGCAGCCTAAAGGCGAATGGACCGCTGGATATAGGCGATTTATTAAAATCATGTTCACGTAAATTCGACGGCTTAACGTCTTTTAATATATGCTTAGGGATAATCGGAAATGTCAAAGCGTGGACAAACGGCGAATATGACGACGGCAAGATAAATTTCACCGAATCGTCAGACACTTTCTCGAATTTTATGGATTTCCAGCCAGATATCTCAGCTCCAACTTCTGGATTCGCTAATAGCTTCAACGTAAAAATTACATCGTCCACAGTTAAATCTTGCCCGTCTGACCACTTCAAGCCCTTCTTCAACTTAACCGTATATTCAGTTTCTTTATCGTTCACGCTGACGCTATCCGCCATGTCAGCCTTTATATTGCCCGTTGAGTCATATCGATACAAACTTGAAAATAGCAATTTCGCGGCGGATTTTTCAGCATTGGTTTTTGCGAAAATCGGATTTAAGTTTTCCAAAGGACCCAGCACACCCTCAGAATACGATCCGCCAGAAGTGTATGCCATTGTCGTGAAAGAATTGCGAGAAATATTCCACTGCACCGCGCTGGCGCCAATCATCACCAATACTAAGATAATCCAGACAGAAACCCGACGTCGCACATTAGACAAACGATCCAACCTGGATGTCACGAATTTATGCGCATGACGCAAACTTCCCTTTTCAATCTTGCGCAGACGCTTATTGACATCTTTACTGGAAACTTTTAGCCGCGCAAAACGATTCCATGACGAATTATCCGAGCTCAAATCTATTCTCCTATTTTTGCAATCCCGGCAAAATCATACTTGCCAAAATCGATAGCACAAAAATCACCGCAAAAACAATAGTTACATCAAACAAGTTTTTATCAAATCCGCGACGAGTAGTGAATAATTCCCCAGACGAGCCGAATCCTGCGCCCAAACTTGCGCCTCGTTGCTGCAACAAAATTGCGATAATCATCAGTACGGCAGATCCAAGTGTCACGTACGGTAAAATTGTATCAATTGACATATTACTCCTTTTCTTCCCGCTGCAAAACCAGCGCGCTACTTATAATATAGTTTACCAAACTCAATATAATCCCGGCAATAATTGAATGCGCAAAAGTCATAGAAATTCCTGGCGCCAAAGCTAATGAAATGTAAACCATAAATCCGTTCACAATTAAAGTAAACAGTCCTAAGGTCAATAGAATTGCTGGCAGAGCTAAAATCGTAACGATTGGCTTCAACACGCTATTCACTACCGAAAATATCAACCCCGCCATCATAAACGTCCACGCAGAAGTTGCGCCTGGAGTTTCGTTTCCAAGCAGCCGCACTGCAACCCAAATACCTACCGAGTTAAGAATTAGCCGAATCAAAAACGTCGCAAATTGTCTTTTCATTAGTCTTATTATATATAATTTATGCTTTATTGTCGATTGGTCGCCCAAAACTTAAGACAAGCGTTTAATCAAATTCGCCTTTTTCGTGCCAACTTCCGCCTGCAATTCCGTATAATCCGCCTCGATAATTTTTTTCACACTACCAAACTTCCTTAGCAATTTCGCACGTGTCTTTGGGCCAATTCCCGGAATTTCTTCCAGTTGGTTTTTCGTCTGATTTTGACGCTTCAGCGCTGTATGATAACTCACAGCAAATCGGTGTGATTCGTCACGAATCCGCTGGAAAAGCTTGACAATATCTGTCGTCGCAATAGAACTTTTTGTAAAATTGTCCCGGCTGGAATCGTCATCAATAGCAGAGCCTCGTAGATTCTTTGAATGAGATCCGGCGTTGCGCTGAGCAGGATGTAAATTCACTACATACACATCATTATCTTCGTAGATAGCGATGTCCTGATGAATAGATTTTTGCAGTTCCTCGATATATGACATGTCAATTTGCGAGCCAGTTTTATGAATAATAATTTCTTCCTCGCGTTTGGCGATGCTAATAATCGGCAATTTTATTCCGCGCTCATCCCTCGCCTTAATCGCCGCCGAGAGTTGACCTTTTCCGCCGTCAATCAACAACAAATCCGGACGACCCCAACTTTTGACATTTCGCTCGCCAAGTCGCCTAAAAATCACCTCGTACATATTTCCAGTGTCGTCGTTTTTTTCACCCACCTTAAATTTGCGATATCCCGCACGATCGCTCACACCATTCGTAAAGACCACCATACTCGCTACAACTTGGCGTCCGTTCATATGCGAAATATCATAGCCCTCAATTCGCACTGGAATATTTTTCAAGCCAAGTAGTTTTGCCAAATCGGCCAGTGCCTTGTCTTTTGAAATATCCAAAAATTCCTTATCGCCAAACATAACGCGTCGCTGAAGCTCTTGCATGGCGCGCAACTTATTTCTCAGACTTGCCGCCCGCTCAAAATCATGAAGTCCCGCAGCCGTTTTCATATCACGCTCCAATTCCACAGCAATAGCCTTGCGATTTCCCTTGATATAACTTATCAATTTACGCAAACTAGTTTTATACGCGTCCGAGCCATCACTTATTTTTGGACTTAAGCCCAAATCTTCATCCAACTTTGATTGCCCAGGGCGTCTTTGGTGAGTGAGATACGGAAAAATTCGCCTCAAATAGCGCAACGCTTTTTTTAGTGCAAAACCATTGTAAAACGGACCAAAATAATCCGCGCCATCATCGGCAGGATTCCGCGTAAAACTGACTGTCGGCCAATCGCTTTTCATATCAATCCGAACATACATCTGAGATTTGTCATCACGCAGCAGAACGTTGTATCGCGGCATATACCGCTTGATCATCTCGCTTTCCAAGAATAGCGCGTCAACCTCACTCTCAGTTTCAATCCAATCAGTATCAAAAATCTCCGCCACCAGTGCCATAGTTTTATTGTCTCGCCCGCGCGAATCTTGAAAATACTGACGTACGCGATTTTTAAGAACCGCCGCCTTGCCAACATAAATTACCTCGCCGCTCGCCGACTTATGAAAATAAACGCCGGGCGTTCGCGGCAAAGTTTTCAGCTTAGCTTGCAATGCTTGATTCATTAAATACATTACAATCTAAACACGGCAATTATGCAAGCATTCTTTTAACGATTGACCTAATCTTCCAACCACTTTTTGAGAACTACCGCCTGATTATGCTCCGTATCTTTGGCGCCATATAACAGCGTAACTGCAGATTGTTCGTTCCAATTATTCTTTGCTTCGGCAGCCGCAGGATTATTATCTAGCTCCTTCATATAACGGCGAGAAAATTCCAGGAATTTTTCTGGATCATGGTTAAACCATTTACGTAATTCATCGGTCGGGGCAATTTCTTTATTCCACTCGTCCAATACGGCTCGCTCTTTGCTAATTCCGCGCGGCCACAGTCGATCGACCAGCACACGATAACTATCGTCTGACGCGGTCGACTCATAAATCCGTTCAATTTTATACTTTGTCATAATTTCATATAACTACAAATCATTGATCAGATCAATAAAAGGCGAAAGCTAGCCATTCTTCAATATTTAATCGACGCTGCGTAAATATTCCTCCAAAAACTCACTCCAGTCAGACGCATTCTTCTCGCGGAAATAGGCGCGAAGAAAATCAACCATAATTTGATGACGATTTTCTGCTTCTATTCGTCCTGGCTCAGTCAACATCAAACCTTTCAATTTCAGCAGTTTCTCAAAGAAGTGATTGATAAATCCGTCAGTATCATGCGTATTGCCATCAGCGTTATATTCGTGCGCCGCCAGATTGACATTCGGCCAGACTTTAGGATCAAAAATCCGACCGCCGTGATGACAAGCATAAGCCAACGCCCGCTCAATGCCGACCGCACCAATAGCATCACACATATCAGCGTCAGACGCCAATTTCCCCGCCAGCCGCTGCGGCTGCTTGCCGTTCAGCCGTTTGCTATAACCAATCGCCGCAATATTTTCCAGCACAACCTGACTTAAATCATCAGCTATCTCTGCCTGCGCCATAATATCTACTGCGTTCGTCAATTTTTCCGCCTGCGTTTTACCGACTAATTTATAATCATCGACATCATGCAGCCAAGCCGTCAATAGCACTTCTTGCAGGTTCACTGATTCGCTGCATTCGTTAGCAAAACGCTCTGCCAACAACGCTACTCGCTCGACATGATCGTCAGCATGTCCCGAATTATCACCGCCCAATAACTGCCGAACTTTAGTCTTTACTACTTCAAGCTGGGCAATTTGTCGATCGTTCATACTCATATGATAGCATAAAAGCAGGGTCGCATCACAACAACGATTCCCTAACTATAGACTGTAAAACCGGCACAACAAATTCCTCCTATTTCACTGAATATCTTAATATAGTTTTTTGTTTTTCTTCTGATGTCCTGTTTTTATTACTTAGGTATATTTCTTTATGAAAATCACCTATTCTTGTAAGATCAAATTTTCTTGCAAATTCATTCATCAATTCAAATGACTTTGGCTCGTTATCATAACTTCCAACATGTAAAATATGAATAGATTTACCCTCTTCTATTTCTCTAAAACTTATCTCATCATACAATACGTTGGGCTTTTTCTTTTTTACATTTTCAAGTGCCTTTGTGAATATCTCTTGTGTAATAAAATCAGGTTGTTTAATCATCAATGTGTATTCCAGTTTATTTTTATCAAGCTCTTCTCCATTTACTTTTTTCCAAAAGCCTTCTAATGGATATACCGTAAAATCTGTAATCTCGTTATCAGTTTTATTTTTCATTGCATTTTTAAACAACATTTTAATGGCATAGGCAAGAGAATATAATGCGGATATTCTATCTGAAAAATCTACCTCATTCGGATTTCCTTTACCTTTTACCAAAATAAATTTTTGCTTTGGTACTTCTACAATGATAGGTGTTTGCTTTACACCATAAAGATTCTTTTCTTGTTTTCTCCACTCATATTTCATTATCCGGTCCTCCCTTTACATTTGGTTAATTTTATTATACAAGAGAATACTTGACACCATTTGTCATATTATATATTTTTCTGCCATTTTATTTATCATTTTTTTAATTTGCATTCTAACTTCTTCAGGTTCCAATACTTCTGCTTCATCTCCAAATGAAAAAATATAATTGTATAGATTATACATAAAACAGCGTCGCCTACTGACGCATGTTAGCATACAAAGCGTAATATTCTTCAGGAAGATAATTTATATTAAGCCACCGGGCTTCCATTATTTCAAAGTTGCATTTTATGTCATAATCAGACGCGTGCGCCGCAAAAACTTGAACTGAAAATTTGGCATATGATTCATGAGAATTAGCTTTTCCGAGATATCGCAGATTATGTATTTTTAATCCAATTTCTTCCAAGACTTCTCTCACGGCAGCCTGTTCATAACTCTCATTATGCTTCGCCCCGCCTCCCGGTAGAGCCCACTTTTGACGGCTAAAACGATTTTTGACCAGCAAAATATCACCATCATCATGATAAATAATCACCCGCACGCGGTCCTTCTTCGGTACAATCCTAAAAATTAGCAATATGACACATGCAGTTCCACGAAAAATTGCCCGCACGAATGAACTAAACATCTCGCCAACTATCGATCCTTTGCGAGACATAATTAGTAGAAACTTTCTCCTTTGGCGACAGTTTATTCTGTGGTTACACCGTCAAAATCTTCTTCGTTAGCATCTGCTTCTTCGCGAGTTGCCCGAACGATTCCATCTTTATGGTGTGCCGGACTATAAATAGTATAAAGCTTAAGTGGCTCCTTGCCGATATTTATCACATTATGCTCAGCTCCCGCCGGCACAATAATCGCACTACCGTCGGAAACAATATACTCATTGCCATCAATCAAAACCTTACCTTCGCCAGACTCAAATCTGAAAAATTGATCATTCTCCTCGTGAATCTCCGAACCAATTTCCCCGCCAACAGGCAGGCTCATCAACACCAATTGGCAATGCTTCGCAGTATATAAAACCTGACGAAAATTATCATTTTCTAACGTAAGCTCTTCGATATTTTCACTAAAACCCTTCATAAATCCCCCTTCTATTTTTCTATTTCGCAGCTTTTTCCAAAGCGTCAATCAACGTCTGCTTTGGCTTCATGCCGATCATTTCAGCAACTTCCTCGCCGCCAACAAAAATCTTCATGTTTGGAATTCCCTGCACGCGATATTCCATAGCCAATTGCGCATTTTCCTGACTTGCTTCAGTGTCAACCTTAACAATATCAAACTCTGTTTCTTCAGCAATTTGATGCAAAAGCGGAGCCATTGCGCGGCATGGCGGACACCACGGCGCCCAAAAATCAACTAGTACAGGACCGTCGCTTTTTAACACCTTATCTTCGAACTCTTGCTTTGTTGTAATTTCATATAAAGCCATTATTTCCTCCTTTTCTGGCATTTTTTACAAACTCCCGTCACAACCAACGGGCCGTCAATATAACAATCGCTAATTTCATGCGCAATCTGTTTTCTCATCTCATCGGCAATTTTAATATCCATCAGACCATCGCAGTCACTGCATACAAAATGATCGTGATCGTCCTTACGAATATCATATCGCAAGCAACCCTTTTTAGTCGGCGGCGCCAAACCAATCGTCCCGTCGCCACACAGGCGCTGAGTTATTCGATGCACCGTAGTGTCGCTGACTTCAGGATGAATATTCCGCAATTCCTGAGCAATTTCCGCATTCGTCGCGTGATGATTGCTCTTTAAAATCGCCATCACATCATTCGTGTATTTTGTTGATCGCCTAACAATTTGCGTCATGTTCCTATTGTAAAGTATTTACAATAAATAAACAAGGCTTTTGCTCCACAAATTGACTTATATCTATATATTCCCTATAATAATCAAAGTCTATGAACTCTCGACGGCGAGTTCCTCTAATATACATTTTTGAATAATTAAGAACGCTCAGTTTTCTGCGCAGTTTATAAATATTAATTTATCATCGAAAGGAATTGATTTGAAAAACAAACCGAACAGCAAAGAAATATTTCGTCTATTTTGGAAGACATCAGAGCCATACAAACACCGTCGAAACTTGGCAATATTTTTTGCAATGCTCACACTCGTGGTTACCATTTTTGTCGGACCGCTCATAATTGCCCAACTTCTTAGTATCGTCCAACACAATCAACTGCACGACGCAAAAAATCTATGGACACTAATTGCTTTATACGGCGTCAGTGAATTATGGTCGAGCGTCATCGGCTGGCGATTAGTTTTATATCTCGTCTGGACATTCGAAACCGCCATGCAACGAGATTTGTACGCTCGATGCTTCAGCAAACTAACCAACCAAACATTATTCTTCCATTCAAATAAATTCGGCGGGTCGCTCGTTAGTCAAACAAATAAATTAGTTGGCGCGGTAGAAAGTTTTTGGGACACGATAATTTGGTCAGTTTTGCCACTAGTTATTTCACTGGTCGGTTCAATAATTGTCCTATCAACTCTCCTCTGGCAATACGCGCTATTTTTACTCATTTTCTCAATCGTTTTCAGCATCGTCGTTTATTACGGATCCAAGCCAATGGCGAAATTGACAAAAAAAGAAGCCAAATCCAGCAATAAATTGAACGGTCAATTAGCCGACGTAATCTCAAACGTTCTGGCGGTCAAGTCGTCTGGTGCCGAAGCTACGGAACAGAAATTTTTCACAAAAACCGTCAACTCTTGGCGAGATTCAAGCCTCGACGTAATGCGCGGATTCTTAAAAGTCAGCACTATATATTCGTCAATCAACATGGTTATTAAAATTGGGGCAATCGCCTTCGCAGTGTACGCAGCTCAAAATAATTTGGTATCAGTGGCGTCTGTTTATCTTATAATCACCTACACTGGAAGTGTCGCACATGAATTGTGGAACATGAACGGAATTATGCGCAATTACAACCGAATTATCGGTAACGCAAACGATATGGTAGAAATCTTACAAACGCCAACAACATTGATTGATAAAAGCGATTCAAAGCTAAAAGTTACAAACGGCGAAATTTCCATGGATAAAATAATTTTCACGCACGACGAGGGTCAAGGCGACACCCTATTCCACGACTTTTCTCTGGAGATTAAACCAGGCGAAAAAATAGGTTTGGTTGGAGCGAGCGGTTCTGGAAAAACTACACTCACCAAATTGCTATTACGTTTTGCTGATATTGACTCAGGAAAAATTACCATCGATGGACAAGATATTTCCGAAGTCACCCAGGCAAGTTTGCGCGCCAAAATCGCTTACGTACCGCAAGAACCATTGCTATTCCACCGCTCCGTGCGTGAAAACATTGCTTACGGCCGACCTGATGCAACTGACGCAGAAATTGAAGAAGCCGCCAAAAAAGCTGGCGCTTACGATTTTATCGTTGGACTTAAAGACGGTTTTGACACAATGGTTGGCGAGCGCGGAATTAAATTATCTGGCGGACAGCGACAACGAGTTGCAATTGCCAGGGCAATCCTAAAAGATGCGCCAATTCTAGTCCTCGACGAGGCGACTTCAGCACTAGATTCTGAGTCAGAAGCGTTGATTCAAAAATCTCTGGAGACGTTAATGGAGAATCGAACCTCAATTGTCATTGCCCATCGCTTATCTACAATTGCCAAGTTGGACCGTATAATTGTTTTGAAGGATGGAAAAATTGTCGAGGACGGATCGCATGATGAGCTCATCAATAAAAAACGCGGTGTTTACGCAAAATTAT contains the following coding sequences:
- a CDS encoding peptide ABC transporter substrate-binding protein, which codes for MSSDNSSWNRFARLKVSSKDVNKRLRKIEKGSLRHAHKFVTSRLDRLSNVRRRVSVWIILVLVMIGASAVQWNISRNSFTTMAYTSGGSYSEGVLGPLENLNPIFAKTNAEKSAAKLLFSSLYRYDSTGNIKADMADSVSVNDKETEYTVKLKKGLKWSDGQDLTVDDVIFTLKLLANPEVGAEISGWKSIKFEKVSDDSVKFILPSSYSPFVHALTFPIIPKHILKDVKPSNLREHDFNKSPISSGPFAFRLLQNVTSDGSKKVLYLQSNSNYYGGTPKLERFQLYAYPTQDDIAKSLRTREITGTPELIYNDQSAEVKSMYAAEAHSLNNGVYALFNNNSQFLRSKAVRQALSLSVDTSKLRQSLSLSTEELSGPTLNKFLGKNSNSSSYDVKKAKSLLDAEGWKSVNNVRQKGNDKLKLNVVVLKNSNYEKVARYLAQVWYDELNIESDIKVVDPNDATQNILQTVLQPRNFDVLVYELSLGGDPDVYAYWHSSQATNNGLNFSNYNNAIADDALESGRSKISAKQRADRYAKFTAIWQADAPAIALYQPKFDYIHIRNVKALDASTEVVNPVDRYVDVQYWATEKKSVYKTP
- the secG gene encoding preprotein translocase subunit SecG, whose amino-acid sequence is MSIDTILPYVTLGSAVLMIIAILLQQRGASLGAGFGSSGELFTTRRGFDKNLFDVTIVFAVIFVLSILASMILPGLQK
- a CDS encoding phage holin family protein, yielding MKRQFATFLIRLILNSVGIWVAVRLLGNETPGATSAWTFMMAGLIFSVVNSVLKPIVTILALPAILLTLGLFTLIVNGFMVYISLALAPGISMTFAHSIIAGIILSLVNYIISSALVLQREEKE
- a CDS encoding helix-hairpin-helix domain-containing protein, which encodes MNQALQAKLKTLPRTPGVYFHKSASGEVIYVGKAAVLKNRVRQYFQDSRGRDNKTMALVAEIFDTDWIETESEVDALFLESEMIKRYMPRYNVLLRDDKSQMYVRIDMKSDWPTVSFTRNPADDGADYFGPFYNGFALKKALRYLRRIFPYLTHQRRPGQSKLDEDLGLSPKISDGSDAYKTSLRKLISYIKGNRKAIAVELERDMKTAAGLHDFERAASLRNKLRAMQELQRRVMFGDKEFLDISKDKALADLAKLLGLKNIPVRIEGYDISHMNGRQVVASMVVFTNGVSDRAGYRKFKVGEKNDDTGNMYEVIFRRLGERNVKSWGRPDLLLIDGGKGQLSAAIKARDERGIKLPIISIAKREEEIIIHKTGSQIDMSYIEELQKSIHQDIAIYEDNDVYVVNLHPAQRNAGSHSKNLRGSAIDDDSSRDNFTKSSIATTDIVKLFQRIRDESHRFAVSYHTALKRQNQTKNQLEEIPGIGPKTRAKLLRKFGSVKKIIEADYTELQAEVGTKKANLIKRLS
- a CDS encoding DUF488 domain-containing protein, with product MTKYKIERIYESTASDDSYRVLVDRLWPRGISKERAVLDEWNKEIAPTDELRKWFNHDPEKFLEFSRRYMKELDNNPAAAEAKNNWNEQSAVTLLYGAKDTEHNQAVVLKKWLED
- a CDS encoding HD domain-containing protein; this translates as MNDRQIAQLEVVKTKVRQLLGGDNSGHADDHVERVALLAERFANECSESVNLQEVLLTAWLHDVDDYKLVGKTQAEKLTNAVDIMAQAEIADDLSQVVLENIAAIGYSKRLNGKQPQRLAGKLASDADMCDAIGAVGIERALAYACHHGGRIFDPKVWPNVNLAAHEYNADGNTHDTDGFINHFFEKLLKLKGLMLTEPGRIEAENRHQIMVDFLRAYFREKNASDWSEFLEEYLRSVD
- a CDS encoding GyrI-like domain-containing protein — protein: MKYEWRKQEKNLYGVKQTPIIVEVPKQKFILVKGKGNPNEVDFSDRISALYSLAYAIKMLFKNAMKNKTDNEITDFTVYPLEGFWKKVNGEELDKNKLEYTLMIKQPDFITQEIFTKALENVKKKKPNVLYDEISFREIEEGKSIHILHVGSYDNEPKSFELMNEFARKFDLTRIGDFHKEIYLSNKNRTSEEKQKTILRYSVK
- a CDS encoding NUDIX hydrolase, whose amino-acid sequence is MSRKGSIVGEMFSSFVRAIFRGTACVILLIFRIVPKKDRVRVIIYHDDGDILLVKNRFSRQKWALPGGGAKHNESYEQAAVREVLEEIGLKIHNLRYLGKANSHESYAKFSVQVFAAHASDYDIKCNFEIMEARWLNINYLPEEYYALYANMRQ
- a CDS encoding cupin domain-containing protein; translated protein: MKGFSENIEELTLENDNFRQVLYTAKHCQLVLMSLPVGGEIGSEIHEENDQFFRFESGEGKVLIDGNEYIVSDGSAIIVPAGAEHNVINIGKEPLKLYTIYSPAHHKDGIVRATREEADANEEDFDGVTTE
- a CDS encoding thioredoxin family protein, with the translated sequence MALYEITTKQEFEDKVLKSDGPVLVDFWAPWCPPCRAMAPLLHQIAEETEFDIVKVDTEASQENAQLAMEYRVQGIPNMKIFVGGEEVAEMIGMKPKQTLIDALEKAAK
- a CDS encoding transcriptional repressor produces the protein MTQIVRRSTKYTNDVMAILKSNHHATNAEIAQELRNIHPEVSDTTVHRITQRLCGDGTIGLAPPTKKGCLRYDIRKDDHDHFVCSDCDGLMDIKIADEMRKQIAHEISDCYIDGPLVVTGVCKKCQKRRK
- a CDS encoding ABC transporter ATP-binding protein — protein: MKNKPNSKEIFRLFWKTSEPYKHRRNLAIFFAMLTLVVTIFVGPLIIAQLLSIVQHNQLHDAKNLWTLIALYGVSELWSSVIGWRLVLYLVWTFETAMQRDLYARCFSKLTNQTLFFHSNKFGGSLVSQTNKLVGAVESFWDTIIWSVLPLVISLVGSIIVLSTLLWQYALFLLIFSIVFSIVVYYGSKPMAKLTKKEAKSSNKLNGQLADVISNVLAVKSSGAEATEQKFFTKTVNSWRDSSLDVMRGFLKVSTIYSSINMVIKIGAIAFAVYAAQNNLVSVASVYLIITYTGSVAHELWNMNGIMRNYNRIIGNANDMVEILQTPTTLIDKSDSKLKVTNGEISMDKIIFTHDEGQGDTLFHDFSLEIKPGEKIGLVGASGSGKTTLTKLLLRFADIDSGKITIDGQDISEVTQASLRAKIAYVPQEPLLFHRSVRENIAYGRPDATDAEIEEAAKKAGAYDFIVGLKDGFDTMVGERGIKLSGGQRQRVAIARAILKDAPILVLDEATSALDSESEALIQKSLETLMENRTSIVIAHRLSTIAKLDRIIVLKDGKIVEDGSHDELINKKRGVYAKLWARQSGGFIEE